The following are encoded in a window of Variovorax paradoxus genomic DNA:
- a CDS encoding dienelactone hydrolase family protein yields MTDVSLAEKEVDIQTADGTMNTLVVHPSGRGRYPVVFFYMDAIGRREELSVMARRMASAGYFVVLPNLYYRTLREFHMTWDEAGIQEMLRMVGTLSNELVVRDTEALIRFIDIEPAAQAREIGTVGYCMSGQFAIAAAARWPDRVKAAASFHGTPLVTDKEDSPHRLASQVKGEMYFGCAENDKWADKETIGKLSDALAQCSAASQVEWYPGAQHGFVFPQRPSVYDEASAERHWDRLLSLFARRLPQSN; encoded by the coding sequence ATGACTGACGTATCTCTTGCCGAGAAGGAGGTCGACATCCAGACGGCCGACGGAACGATGAACACGCTCGTCGTTCACCCGTCCGGCCGCGGCCGATATCCGGTCGTGTTTTTCTACATGGATGCGATCGGCCGCCGTGAAGAGCTGAGCGTGATGGCGCGGCGCATGGCCTCGGCCGGCTACTTCGTCGTGTTGCCGAACCTGTACTACCGCACATTGCGCGAGTTCCACATGACGTGGGACGAAGCCGGCATCCAGGAGATGCTGCGCATGGTGGGAACATTGAGCAACGAGCTCGTTGTCAGGGACACGGAGGCGCTCATCCGTTTCATCGACATCGAACCCGCCGCGCAGGCCCGGGAGATCGGAACGGTCGGGTACTGCATGAGCGGCCAGTTCGCGATCGCGGCAGCCGCGCGTTGGCCGGATCGCGTCAAGGCCGCTGCGTCCTTCCATGGCACGCCCCTGGTCACCGACAAGGAAGATTCACCTCACCGTCTGGCCTCCCAGGTAAAGGGCGAGATGTATTTCGGCTGCGCAGAGAACGACAAGTGGGCAGACAAGGAAACGATCGGAAAGTTGTCCGATGCACTCGCACAGTGCTCCGCCGCTTCGCAGGTCGAATGGTATCCAGGCGCGCAGCACGGCTTCGTGTTCCCGCAGCGTCCTTCCGTTTACGACGAGGCCAGTGCCGAGCGTCACTGGGACCGTCTCTTGTCCCTTTTTGCCCGGCGCTTGCCGCAGTCGAACTGA
- a CDS encoding VOC family protein, producing the protein MTTTFRPNLSHFGVFCKDVEKMVSFYKHVFGMVETDRGVGRTFQMRLVFLSGSPSQHHQLVLASGRGADAPSTVMQLSFKVAALDHLREARRRALEAGASEMRGLNHGNAISIYFSDIEQNTVEVYLDTPWYITQPHGDPLDLGKSDEEIWAETERVCRADPTFMPIAEWTDRFGSTR; encoded by the coding sequence ATGACGACGACGTTTCGCCCCAATCTGTCGCACTTCGGCGTCTTCTGCAAAGACGTCGAGAAGATGGTGTCCTTCTACAAGCATGTCTTCGGCATGGTCGAGACCGACCGCGGCGTCGGCAGGACGTTCCAGATGAGGCTGGTGTTCCTGAGCGGCTCACCGAGCCAGCACCACCAGCTCGTGCTGGCAAGCGGCCGTGGCGCCGACGCGCCCAGCACCGTGATGCAGCTCTCGTTCAAGGTGGCCGCGCTCGATCACCTGCGGGAAGCCAGGCGCCGGGCGCTGGAAGCCGGAGCGAGCGAGATGCGCGGCCTCAACCACGGCAATGCCATCTCCATCTACTTCAGCGACATCGAGCAGAACACCGTGGAGGTGTACCTCGACACCCCTTGGTACATCACGCAGCCGCATGGCGATCCGCTCGACCTGGGGAAGAGCGACGAGGAAATCTGGGCCGAGACCGAACGCGTATGCCGCGCTGATCCCACCTTCATGCCGATCGCGGAATGGACCGATCGTTTCGGGAGCACGAGATGA
- a CDS encoding amino acid synthesis family protein has product MPLISIRKRSLTIETVLHEGGPAAPKPLRLVAASAVLRNPYAGRYEPDLLPFMAELRSLGTLLAEEAAGALGGKDRVEAYSKAAIVGINGELEHGAIWHEAGGWAMRQVLGDPKAMVPSAKCVAVPGYRLIVPLTYIHASYVRSHYNSFEVGIQDAPRPDEILFALVMADGGRIHSRLGGLTKDKVSVHDGQR; this is encoded by the coding sequence ATGCCATTGATTTCAATACGCAAGCGCAGCCTGACCATCGAGACGGTCCTGCACGAAGGGGGGCCGGCTGCTCCGAAACCGTTGCGCCTGGTCGCCGCAAGTGCCGTTCTGCGCAATCCCTACGCGGGGCGCTATGAACCCGACCTGTTGCCTTTCATGGCCGAACTACGCAGTCTGGGCACCCTCCTCGCCGAAGAGGCCGCGGGGGCACTCGGCGGGAAAGACCGGGTCGAGGCGTACAGCAAGGCCGCGATCGTGGGCATCAATGGCGAACTGGAGCATGGCGCCATATGGCATGAGGCGGGAGGCTGGGCCATGCGCCAGGTGCTGGGTGACCCCAAGGCCATGGTCCCGTCGGCCAAGTGCGTGGCCGTACCCGGCTACCGGCTGATCGTTCCGCTCACCTACATCCATGCTTCCTACGTGCGAAGCCACTACAACAGCTTCGAAGTTGGCATTCAGGACGCGCCACGTCCGGACGAGATCCTGTTCGCGCTGGTGATGGCAGATGGAGGCCGCATCCATTCCCGCCTTGGCGGCCTCACGAAGGACAAGGTGTCCGTTCACGACGGGCAGCGTTGA
- a CDS encoding fumarylacetoacetate hydrolase family protein, which yields MKLISFLQGGRETWGAVVDHQVFDLGRTTGIATLAQFVGSDRFAQRDALVKGEKPVALYDDVELLPVIPQPDKIWCAVRNYMDHHQEALAAGLQRELSEFPPLFLRTARSQTAHRAPIVRPRVSETLDWEGELAVIIGKGGRDIPENEAYEHVAGYACYNEASVREWQFHAKQIATGKNFESTGGFGPWMVTAEEIEPGRALKLEVRLNGETVQSSRTDQMIFSTQRLIAYCSTISTLLPGDVIVTGTPSGVGFARKPPRYMQPGDVCEVEIEDIGILRNPITAQA from the coding sequence ATGAAATTGATTTCCTTCCTGCAGGGTGGCCGCGAAACTTGGGGCGCCGTTGTCGATCATCAGGTCTTCGACCTCGGCAGAACCACCGGCATCGCGACGCTGGCGCAATTCGTCGGCAGCGATCGATTCGCGCAGCGCGACGCTCTTGTCAAGGGAGAGAAACCGGTAGCGCTCTATGACGACGTCGAGCTTCTCCCAGTGATCCCGCAACCCGACAAGATCTGGTGCGCCGTGCGCAACTACATGGACCACCACCAGGAAGCGTTGGCCGCCGGCCTGCAACGTGAGCTGTCGGAGTTCCCGCCGCTGTTCCTGCGGACCGCACGGTCCCAGACGGCGCACCGCGCGCCGATCGTGCGCCCGCGCGTCTCGGAAACGCTGGACTGGGAAGGCGAACTCGCCGTCATCATAGGAAAGGGCGGTCGCGACATCCCGGAGAACGAGGCGTACGAGCACGTCGCGGGCTACGCCTGCTACAACGAAGCCAGCGTGCGCGAGTGGCAGTTCCATGCCAAGCAAATCGCAACCGGTAAGAACTTCGAGTCCACCGGCGGCTTCGGTCCCTGGATGGTAACGGCGGAAGAGATCGAGCCTGGCCGCGCCCTCAAGCTTGAGGTGCGATTGAACGGAGAGACCGTCCAGTCCAGCCGGACCGACCAGATGATCTTCAGCACACAGCGCCTGATCGCCTATTGCTCGACGATCTCCACGTTGCTGCCCGGCGACGTGATCGTGACCGGCACGCCCTCCGGTGTCGGCTTTGCCCGCAAGCCCCCAAGGTACATGCAGCCTGGCGACGTCTGCGAGGTCGAGATCGAGGACATCGGCATTCTTCGCAACCCGATCACTGCACAAGCCTGA
- a CDS encoding GntR family transcriptional regulator, whose translation MADTTSLAEQAFTRLRRDMLAGSLAAGSKLKIEDLQDLYGFSSSPLREALSRLCQEGLVRADERRGFRVAPISAEDMADITRMRLILDLQALSDAISCGTDAWEAAIVAAFYRLEKVEGRLEGPTVLDEEWGALHRAFHMALIAACSSARQRSWSASLFDQAERYRRYSSTHRNASRRKTNEHKKLMEATLNRETHAASAMLREHILGTQRNVEAALRAAAGETSLEERKHR comes from the coding sequence ATGGCAGATACAACCTCCCTTGCAGAGCAGGCATTCACGCGATTGCGCAGGGATATGCTCGCCGGCTCGTTGGCAGCGGGCAGCAAGCTCAAGATCGAAGATCTGCAAGATCTGTACGGCTTCTCGAGCAGCCCGCTGCGGGAAGCCTTGAGCCGCCTCTGCCAGGAGGGACTTGTCCGTGCGGATGAGCGGCGCGGGTTTCGCGTGGCGCCGATCAGTGCCGAAGACATGGCCGACATCACGCGGATGCGCCTCATCCTGGACTTGCAGGCGCTCTCGGACGCCATCTCTTGCGGCACCGATGCATGGGAGGCCGCCATCGTTGCCGCGTTCTACCGGCTCGAGAAAGTCGAGGGCCGACTCGAGGGACCGACGGTCCTGGACGAGGAATGGGGCGCGCTGCACCGCGCGTTCCACATGGCATTGATTGCCGCGTGCTCATCCGCGCGTCAGCGCTCCTGGAGCGCAAGTCTCTTCGACCAGGCGGAGCGCTACCGCCGCTACTCGTCGACCCACCGGAACGCCTCGCGACGCAAGACGAACGAGCACAAGAAGCTGATGGAGGCGACGCTGAATCGAGAAACCCACGCGGCCAGCGCGATGCTGCGAGAGCACATCCTCGGGACGCAACGCAATGTCGAGGCTGCGCTGCGCGCGGCGGCCGGCGAAACATCACTTGAAGAAAGGAAACACCGATGA
- a CDS encoding nuclear transport factor 2 family protein, whose amino-acid sequence MSTNNVEAQLRELEGQRCVAMVAGDLPRLRQLLHRDLIHVHAKGQVDTHESYFASGGFKVNYTRLERGELTVRVLGDSALMTGRQLLEAVRKANGEHVRIESQVMQIWVREGGSWQQLAFQTTPSEHTVTPA is encoded by the coding sequence ATGAGCACGAACAATGTGGAAGCGCAATTGCGCGAGCTCGAGGGCCAGCGATGCGTCGCGATGGTGGCGGGCGACCTGCCGCGGCTGCGGCAGTTGCTGCACCGGGACCTGATCCATGTCCACGCCAAGGGTCAGGTCGACACGCACGAGAGCTACTTCGCCTCGGGCGGATTCAAGGTGAACTACACGCGGCTGGAACGCGGCGAGTTGACGGTGCGGGTCCTCGGAGATTCCGCGCTGATGACCGGTCGCCAGTTGCTGGAAGCCGTCCGCAAGGCAAATGGCGAGCATGTCCGCATCGAATCCCAGGTGATGCAGATCTGGGTGCGCGAGGGCGGGAGTTGGCAGCAGCTGGCTTTCCAGACGACGCCCAGCGAGCACACGGTCACGCCAGCGTGA
- a CDS encoding alpha/beta hydrolase gives MSIGQSEAVVSIVRQLRALGAKFDPEVLAATRHIYRPLLVLAPAALERHDVAYGDHPRHKLDVYHPAGDCRAIVVNVHGGGFVAGDKNADDVFNCNIGRWLAAHGYAAVLPNYRLAPGHGWPAGAEDVQSVLRWVQSHRADLAPSPRPIVLWGQSAGACHVASWLFDPVAADGRMSDVAAVMLLSGFYSATSPLASGPRAYFGDDASRYSQRSPITHVRHVDVPIWLGVAELDPAPIAEQTYALAGAMTAALARSPDFHFFRGHNHASTVQSLGSPHEDAGSEILRFLGTL, from the coding sequence ATGTCCATCGGCCAATCCGAAGCTGTGGTGTCCATCGTCCGGCAGCTGCGCGCGCTCGGGGCGAAGTTCGACCCCGAAGTCCTTGCGGCGACGCGTCACATCTACCGTCCGCTGCTGGTACTTGCGCCCGCCGCGCTGGAGCGGCATGACGTGGCCTATGGCGATCACCCGCGTCACAAGCTTGATGTCTATCACCCGGCAGGGGACTGCAGGGCGATCGTCGTGAACGTGCACGGCGGAGGCTTTGTGGCAGGCGACAAGAACGCCGACGATGTCTTCAATTGCAACATCGGACGCTGGCTCGCCGCACATGGCTATGCCGCTGTGCTGCCGAACTACCGGCTCGCTCCCGGCCATGGTTGGCCTGCAGGCGCGGAGGATGTGCAGTCGGTGCTGCGGTGGGTGCAGAGCCATCGCGCCGATCTCGCGCCGTCGCCCCGACCGATCGTGCTGTGGGGACAATCGGCGGGGGCGTGTCATGTCGCATCGTGGCTGTTCGATCCGGTCGCGGCCGACGGTAGGATGAGCGATGTCGCGGCGGTCATGCTCCTGAGCGGCTTCTACAGCGCAACCTCGCCACTAGCGTCAGGTCCCCGCGCCTATTTCGGCGACGACGCGTCGCGCTACTCACAGCGCTCGCCTATCACGCACGTGCGGCATGTGGATGTGCCGATCTGGCTCGGCGTCGCGGAGCTGGACCCGGCGCCGATCGCCGAGCAGACCTATGCGCTGGCAGGTGCGATGACGGCGGCACTCGCTCGCAGCCCCGACTTTCATTTCTTCCGCGGGCACAACCATGCGTCGACCGTCCAGAGTCTCGGTTCGCCGCACGAGGATGCAGGTTCCGAGATCCTGCGGTTTCTCGGAACCCTTTAA
- a CDS encoding tripartite tricarboxylate transporter substrate binding protein, whose translation MKKPDDFRRLSSRTMAALLLSLGSLTAAAQETFPDRPIRLVVGFGAGGAVDIGARALADAAGRLLGQPVLVENVTGAGGGLALADLARRPADGYTVAVTTSSYAAITSHLQKPTFDMASLETLLGVAEFRHVMFAKADSALSKLSDVSTAARSPGGLRFSHLGAGTSLHIQGYLTFKALGIEPIQIPYRGAPDMIAAILGGHTDMGIADISAVDTLLRAGKLRLVSTATRERLNEYPDAPTLLEQGVQGADTLNPILGIVLRKGVPDDRAARLRDAFRKAGQSPEFAAAVGGVKMQVRLMQGKEFDALTLQAARAAAPVIDAMKRAEESAARK comes from the coding sequence ATGAAAAAGCCAGACGACTTCCGCCGCCTGTCCTCCCGCACAATGGCCGCCCTCTTGCTGTCGCTGGGATCGCTGACTGCAGCCGCACAGGAAACCTTCCCGGACCGCCCCATCCGGCTGGTCGTCGGCTTCGGCGCGGGGGGCGCTGTCGACATCGGTGCACGGGCATTGGCGGACGCAGCCGGCAGACTTCTTGGCCAGCCTGTCCTCGTGGAAAACGTCACGGGCGCCGGTGGCGGCCTGGCTTTGGCGGACCTCGCAAGGAGGCCGGCCGATGGATACACCGTCGCAGTGACGACGAGTTCCTACGCCGCCATCACTTCGCACCTGCAGAAGCCGACCTTCGATATGGCGTCTCTCGAGACGCTGCTGGGTGTGGCGGAGTTCCGGCATGTGATGTTCGCGAAGGCGGACTCAGCGTTGAGCAAGCTCTCCGACGTCTCGACAGCCGCCAGGTCGCCTGGCGGCCTTCGCTTCAGCCATCTCGGCGCGGGGACCTCTCTTCACATCCAGGGGTACCTGACCTTCAAGGCCCTCGGCATCGAGCCAATTCAGATCCCATATCGCGGAGCACCCGACATGATCGCCGCCATTCTCGGCGGGCACACGGACATGGGCATCGCCGACATCTCGGCGGTCGATACCCTACTGCGCGCTGGGAAACTGCGGCTCGTTTCCACCGCGACGCGAGAGCGGCTGAACGAATATCCGGACGCTCCAACCCTACTGGAACAAGGCGTGCAAGGGGCGGACACACTCAACCCGATCCTCGGCATCGTGCTGCGCAAGGGTGTCCCCGACGATCGCGCGGCGCGGTTGCGCGATGCATTCCGCAAGGCAGGTCAGAGTCCAGAGTTCGCCGCGGCCGTCGGGGGCGTCAAGATGCAGGTGCGGCTGATGCAGGGCAAGGAGTTCGACGCGTTGACGCTACAGGCCGCGCGCGCGGCTGCGCCAGTGATCGACGCGATGAAACGCGCCGAAGAGAGCGCGGCTCGCAAGTAG
- the hmgA gene encoding homogentisate 1,2-dioxygenase, with protein MTVSSQTPFQYQSGFGNEFATEARAGALPVGRNSPQRAPFGLYAELLSGTAFTAPRAHNRRTWMYRMRPSAMHSKAVEVRAPQWQTGPFHEVPTPANRLRWNPWAGPAGGADFIDGIFTIGGNGDAHAQTGVAAHVYHANRSMTDRYLMNSDGEMLLVPQQGALLLHTELGRLLVAPGEFAVVPRGMRWRIELPDGLARGYVCENYGAAFRLPELGPIGSNGLANARDFQTPVASCEAQTQRACTVVNKYLGHFWESKQDHSPLDVVAWHGNLVPYKYDMAHFMAIGTVSFDHPDPSINTVLTSGTDTPGVANCDFVIFPPRWLVAEETFRPPWFHRNIMSELMGLVRGVYDAKAEGFVPGGVSLHNSMLAHGPDAATFEKASSAALAPHRLENTLAFMFESRHIFRPTRQALEAAHLQSDYDGVWSGFASAPV; from the coding sequence ATGACGGTTTCAAGCCAGACCCCATTTCAGTATCAAAGTGGCTTCGGAAACGAATTCGCAACCGAGGCCCGCGCGGGCGCCCTGCCGGTCGGCCGGAATTCGCCACAGCGCGCGCCTTTCGGCCTCTATGCGGAACTGTTGTCTGGTACCGCCTTTACGGCGCCGCGCGCACACAACCGCCGCACTTGGATGTATCGCATGCGTCCTTCGGCTATGCACTCCAAGGCCGTTGAAGTCCGAGCCCCTCAATGGCAGACTGGGCCGTTCCATGAGGTCCCTACGCCAGCTAACCGACTTCGCTGGAATCCCTGGGCGGGACCGGCAGGCGGCGCCGACTTCATCGATGGGATCTTCACGATCGGCGGGAACGGCGATGCACACGCCCAGACCGGCGTCGCAGCCCATGTCTATCACGCCAACCGCTCGATGACGGACCGCTACCTGATGAACAGCGACGGCGAGATGTTGCTCGTTCCGCAGCAGGGTGCATTGCTGCTCCATACCGAACTCGGCAGGCTGTTGGTGGCGCCCGGCGAATTCGCCGTCGTGCCGCGCGGCATGCGCTGGCGCATCGAGTTGCCCGACGGCCTCGCACGCGGCTATGTCTGTGAGAACTATGGCGCCGCGTTCCGCCTTCCCGAACTTGGCCCTATCGGCTCCAACGGCTTGGCCAACGCCCGCGACTTCCAGACACCCGTTGCAAGCTGCGAAGCGCAGACACAGCGCGCGTGCACGGTGGTGAACAAGTATCTGGGGCACTTCTGGGAATCGAAGCAAGATCACTCACCACTCGATGTCGTTGCCTGGCACGGGAACCTGGTTCCGTACAAGTACGACATGGCGCATTTCATGGCGATCGGAACGGTGAGCTTTGATCATCCGGACCCCTCGATCAACACAGTGCTGACTTCCGGAACCGACACGCCAGGCGTTGCCAATTGCGACTTCGTGATCTTCCCGCCGCGCTGGCTGGTGGCGGAGGAGACCTTCAGGCCACCGTGGTTCCACAGGAACATCATGAGCGAGTTGATGGGCCTGGTGCGCGGCGTCTATGACGCGAAGGCCGAAGGCTTCGTGCCCGGCGGCGTAAGCCTGCACAACAGCATGCTCGCCCATGGGCCCGACGCTGCCACGTTCGAGAAGGCGAGCAGCGCGGCGCTCGCTCCGCACCGGCTGGAAAACACGCTAGCGTTCATGTTCGAGAGCCGGCACATTTTCCGCCCGACGCGGCAGGCACTCGAGGCGGCGCACCTGCAATCGGACTACGACGGAGTGTGGAGCGGGTTCGCGAGCGCGCCTGTCTAA